The Methanoregula sp. UBA64 genome contains the following window.
GTAGCAATTTACGGAAAAGGCGGTATCGGCAAATCAACAACAACGCAGAACACGGTTGCGGCACTTGCCGAGGCGGGCAAGAAGATCATGGTCGTAGGATGCGACCCGAAAGCAGATTCAACCCGCCTGCTCCTGCACGGGCTCTGCCAGAAGACCGTGCTTGACACGCTCCGCGACGAAGGAGACGATATCGAGCTCGATGCGATCTTAAAACCCGGCTTTAAGAATACCATGTGCGTGGAATCCGGCGGCCCTGAACCCGGTGTAGGTTGTGCAGGACGCGGTATCATCACATCGATCAACCTGCTCGAATCCCTCGGGGCATACACGCCGGATCTCGACTATGTCTTTTACGATGTGCTTGGCGATGTGGTGTGCGGGGGTTTTGCCATGCCGATCCGTGAAGGCAAGGCCCAGGAGATCTATATCGTCGCATCCGGGGAACTCATGGCCCTCTACGCAGCGAACAACATCTCCAAAGGTATCCAGAAATATGCAATAAACGGCAAAGTCCGGCTTGGCGGGATTATCTGTAACAGCAGAAAAGTCGATAACGAGCGTGCATTGCTCCAGGCATTTGCAGAAGAACTTGGATCGCAGCTGATCTACTTTGTTCCGCGTGACAATCTCGTCCAGCGTGCCGAGATCAACAAGAAAACCGTTGTGGATTTCGACCCGACATCCGGACAGGCCGGCGAATACCGCAGCCTTGCTGAGGCGATCGACACCAACAAGATGTTCGTCGTGCCAAAACCCATGACCCAGGACCGGCTTGAAGAACTCATGATGCAGCACGGATTCCTCGACGCTATTGCATAAAAAAAAGTGTGCAGATCATTTGAAAGAACAGGGAAAAATGACGAGGCGGTAAACCATGTTACTGATACGTGCAATTGTCAGGCCGGAAAAGAAAGACGAGGTCCTTGCGAACCTTTCATCAGCGGGGTTCAATGCCGCAACCATGGTGGATGTGGTTGGAAGGGGCAAGCAGAAGGGAATTAAGATCGGGGGAATGGTGTACGATGAGATCCCCAAGGTACTCATCATCATGGTCGTTCCCGACGAGGAGAAGGACAAGGTCGTAAAGATCGTGCTTGAGACCGGGCGGACCGGGGCGAACGGAACGTTTGGCGACGGGAAGATCTTTGTGAGCCCGGTAGACGAGGTCTACACCATCTCGAGAAACACCAAGGGACTCTAGAAAGGGGGAACTGGCAATGAAAGAGATCATGGCCATTGTCCGGATGAAAAAGACCGGCGCCACCAAAAAAGCACTCGTGGATACCGGCGTTGCCGGTTTTACCGCGGTAAAAGTGCTCGGGCGCGGGAAACTTATCACGGACCCCGGCGTTCTGGAAGAATGCCGGCAAAAACTCCTCTCGATGGGCGTGGATGAGTTTAGCGACTCTGCAGATACGGAAAAACAGGTCACGTCGTTTCTTGACGGATCGCGATTCTTCCCCCGGCGTCTCTTTACCATCCTCGCACACGATGAGGACGTTCCGCGGATAATCGAGGCGATCACAAACGCCAACAAAACGGAGCACGGGCTTGGTGACGGGACGATCTTTGTCCTGCCGGTGTACGATGCAGTCCGTGTTCGTACCGGGGAGACCGGAGAGGCAGCCATCTGGTAAGGGAGGTGAACATTCATGGACGGAATGGATACAACACTCGAAGATATCTACACACAGTATCCGGATACAGTGAAGAAAAACCGGAAAAAACACATTGTCATCAAATCTGAAACAGATGAAGCCTGTCCTCAGATCGAAGCAAACACCCGTACCATCCCGGGCATCATCTCACAGCGGGGCTGCGCCTATGCCGGCTGCAAAGGCGTAGTGGTCGGTCCGATAAAAGATATGATCACGATCACCCACGGCCCGGTAGGCTGCGGGTATTACAGCTGGGGAACCCGGAGGAACAAAGCGCGTGCAGACGCCACGACCCCCAAAGACAAGATCTATTCACAGCTCTGCTTTACGACCGACATGCAGGAACCGGATATCGTCTTTGGCGGGGATAAGAAACTCGCGAAGATGATCGACGAGATCGTGAGTGCCTTCCACCCGCGTGCCATCAACATCTGTTCGACGTGCCCCATCGGGCTTATCGGCGACGATATCGGTGCGGTTGCAAAAGCGGCATCGGAGCGCCACGGGATCCAGGTCCTTGCCTATGCCTGCGAAGGCTACAAAGGGGTCAGCCAGTCGGCAGGCCACCATATCGCGAACAACAACATCATGCAGAATGTTGTCGGGACCGGCACTGAGAGAAAGCCCGGAAAACACGTGATAAACATCCTTGGCGAGTACAACATCGGAGGCGACGGCTGGGAACAGGAACGCATCCTGCAGGACTGCGGCTACACGGTCAACAGCGTGCTGACCGGGGACGCAAGTTACGTGGATATCAAAAACCTGCACCTTGCGGATATTAACCTCGTCCAGTGCCACCGGTCGATCAACTACATTGCCGAGATGATGGAGACCAAGTACGGGATACCCTGGCTCAAGGTCAACTTCATCGGTATCGAAGCTACGAACCAATCGTTGCGCCAGCTGGCAAAATGCTTTAACGACCCCGAGCTCGAAGCGCGGACCGAGGAAGTCATTGCGCGGGAGACCGCCCGGATCGAACCGTCGCTTGAGCAATACCGGAAGATCTGCCAGGGAAAGAAAGCGTTTGCTTTCGTCGGAGGGTCCCGCAGCCACCACTACCAGCACCTGTTAAAGGATCTTGGCATGGAGGTCGTTGTTGCCGGCTATGAATTTGCCCACCGCGACGATTACGAAGGCAGGCAGGTCATCCCGACGATTAAAAGCGATGCGGACTCCAAAAACATTCCCGAACTCCACCTCAAACCGGACGAAACAATGTACCGCGAGGCACACCAGTACCTCGATCTCACGAAAGAACAGTTCGAGGCCTTAAAAAAGGAAGTGCCGATCAGCTACTACGAAGGCATGTATCCGGATATGAAATCCGGCGAGATTATGATCGACGACTGCAACCACTACGAGCTTGAGGAGCTCATTAAAAAACTCAAGCCCGATCTGATCTTCACCGGCGTCCGCGACAAGTACATTGCAGAGAAAATGGGCATCCCGGCAAAACAGATGCATTCGTACGATTATGCCGGACCCTATGCAGGATACAACGGCGCCATCAACTTTGCGCACGATGTGACAAACGCCCTCTCGACACCCGCCTGGAAACTGATTGTCCCGCCCTGGGAACGAGAGGAAGAGCCTGAATCTGAAGTACAGGAAGGTGCTCCCCATGCTTGAATGCGTACCGGAAGGTAAAATCGAACACACGACCGGCAAGATCAACCCGGCAAAAACCTGCCAGCCGATCGGGGCCATGTATGCATCTCTCGGGATTCACGGATGCCTGCCCCACAGCCACGGTTCGCAGGGATGCTGCGCATATCACCGGATGCACTTGACCCGGCATTTCCGCGACCAGGTGCTCGCTTCTTCGAGTTCCTTTACCGAAGGAGCTTCGGTCTTTGGCGGTGCGAGCAATCTGAAAACATCGATCAAGAACATCTTTAAGATCTACAACCCGGACATCATCGCCATCCACACGACATGCCTGTCGGAAACGATCGGCGACGATGTCCCCAACATCATCAAACAATCGGAGATCCCCGAGGGCAAAGTCGTCATCCACACCAACACCCCCAGTTACGTGGGTTCGCACATCACGGGTTTCTCCAACATGTGCAAATCCATGGTCGCATACCTGGCAGAGGCACAGGGCGAGACAAAAAAAGAGCAGGTCAATGTCCTGCCCGGCTTTGTCAACCCCGGCGATATGCGCGAGATCCGGCGGATAGTAACCGCCCTGGGTATTAAACTCGTCATGTTCCCGGATACCTCCGGTGTTCTTGACGCACCGCTCACAAGCAAGTACCAGATGTTCCCTGAGGGCGGGGCAACGGTCGCAGAGATCCGTGATTCGGGCAACTCCGAGGTCACGCTAGCGCTTGGCGCCTTTGCCTCAAACGCTGCTGCCGATCTCCTCCAGGAGAAATGCGGCGTCACCGGTATTCCCTTAAAACTCCCCATCGGCCTGAAAGCAACCGATGATTTCATCATGGCCCTCAAGGACTGGTTCGGTGTCGAGATCCCAAAGGAGATCGCCATCGAGCGCGGCCAGGTCATCGATACGCTCATAGACACCCATTTCCATTACCAGGGAAAGACAGTGGCAGTCTTTGGCGACCCCGACCATGTGATCGCCATGACCGAATTTGCCATTACGATGGGCATGGTCCCGAAGTATGTCCTTACCGGGACGCCGGGAAAAGAGTTCGAAGCAACCATCACAAAAATGCTCGGCGATGCCGGCATCACAGGGAGCAAAGTCAAAGCCGAGGGCGATCTCTTCGAACTTCACGAGTGGATCCGGGAAGAGAAAGTCGACCTCATGATCGGGACGACCTACGGGAAGTACATTGCACGAAAAGAGGATATCCCACTCGTCCGGTTCGGCTTTCCGATCCTTGACCGGGCCGTCCACCCGCTCATGCCCGTGGTCGGCTACCGCGGCTGCCTGCGCTTAATCGAGCAGATCAGCAACGCGCTTCTCGAACGCCGCGACCGCGATGCCCTTGACGAAGACTTCGAGCTGGTTCTGTAGACCACAAAATTGTACGAACATAGCAAAAAGGAGGTGACGATTTCACTATGGAAGAATCATGCACGCTTTCGCGGGCTGCGACCGCGTGTATCGCTGAGCGCCAGGACTCCATCCTGACCACGGGAAAAAGCCGTTCGCGCATTCACTGCACCACGGACAGCCTTGCCGGTTCGGTCAGCCAGCGGGCCTGCGTATTCTGCGGGGCCCGGGTAGTCTTAAACCCGGTCACCGATGCAGTCCATCTGGTCCACGGCCCGATCGGCTGTGCGACCTATACGATGGATATCCGCGGAAGCCTGTCGAGCGGTTCGGAACTCTTCCGGACCAGCTTTTCAACAGACATGAAAGAAAAAGATGTCATCTTCGGCGGCGAGAAGAAGCTGGCGGCATGTATTGACGAAATAGTGGAGAAATACCACCCTCCCGCCATTTTTGTCTATGCCACCTGTGTATCGGGTATGATCGGCGACGACATCATTGCCGTATGCAAAGCAGCATCAGCCCGGCACAATACCGAAGTGATTCCGGTCGAGTCGAGCGGATTTATATCCGGCAACAAGGTTGTCGGGTACCGTGCGGCAGCAGAAGCCCTGCTTACACTGATCCGGCCAAAAGAGGGCGAGATCGTTGAAAAGACCCGCAAAGTCAACTTCCTCGGGGAGTATAACCTTGCCGGCGAGATGTGGCTTACCCGCCGCTACCTTGCCGAAATGGGCATCGAGATCAATGTGGCATTCACCGGCGACTCCACGGTTGCGGCACTCAAACGTGCACCGTCCGCGTGTCTCAACCTTGTCCAGTGTACCGGTTCCATGCACTGGGTGGCGACAAACCTCGAACGCTCGTTCGGGACGCCCTACATGGACGTGAACTTTTTCGGCCCCGAGAATACGGCCGAGAGCCTGCGAAAGATTGCAGCGTTCTATGAGGATCCCGCGATCTCCGCACGGGCCGAAGCCCTGATTGCCCGCGAGATGAGCCGGATCCGGCCTGAGATCGAGAAATACCGCAGCAAACTGCGGGGCAAACGCGCCGCAATCTACCTGGGCGGCGCATA
Protein-coding sequences here:
- the nifH gene encoding nitrogenase iron protein, which translates into the protein MTRQVAIYGKGGIGKSTTTQNTVAALAEAGKKIMVVGCDPKADSTRLLLHGLCQKTVLDTLRDEGDDIELDAILKPGFKNTMCVESGGPEPGVGCAGRGIITSINLLESLGAYTPDLDYVFYDVLGDVVCGGFAMPIREGKAQEIYIVASGELMALYAANNISKGIQKYAINGKVRLGGIICNSRKVDNERALLQAFAEELGSQLIYFVPRDNLVQRAEINKKTVVDFDPTSGQAGEYRSLAEAIDTNKMFVVPKPMTQDRLEELMMQHGFLDAIA
- a CDS encoding P-II family nitrogen regulator, which encodes MLLIRAIVRPEKKDEVLANLSSAGFNAATMVDVVGRGKQKGIKIGGMVYDEIPKVLIIMVVPDEEKDKVVKIVLETGRTGANGTFGDGKIFVSPVDEVYTISRNTKGL
- a CDS encoding P-II family nitrogen regulator yields the protein MKEIMAIVRMKKTGATKKALVDTGVAGFTAVKVLGRGKLITDPGVLEECRQKLLSMGVDEFSDSADTEKQVTSFLDGSRFFPRRLFTILAHDEDVPRIIEAITNANKTEHGLGDGTIFVLPVYDAVRVRTGETGEAAIW
- the nifD gene encoding nitrogenase molybdenum-iron protein alpha chain, producing MDGMDTTLEDIYTQYPDTVKKNRKKHIVIKSETDEACPQIEANTRTIPGIISQRGCAYAGCKGVVVGPIKDMITITHGPVGCGYYSWGTRRNKARADATTPKDKIYSQLCFTTDMQEPDIVFGGDKKLAKMIDEIVSAFHPRAINICSTCPIGLIGDDIGAVAKAASERHGIQVLAYACEGYKGVSQSAGHHIANNNIMQNVVGTGTERKPGKHVINILGEYNIGGDGWEQERILQDCGYTVNSVLTGDASYVDIKNLHLADINLVQCHRSINYIAEMMETKYGIPWLKVNFIGIEATNQSLRQLAKCFNDPELEARTEEVIARETARIEPSLEQYRKICQGKKAFAFVGGSRSHHYQHLLKDLGMEVVVAGYEFAHRDDYEGRQVIPTIKSDADSKNIPELHLKPDETMYREAHQYLDLTKEQFEALKKEVPISYYEGMYPDMKSGEIMIDDCNHYELEELIKKLKPDLIFTGVRDKYIAEKMGIPAKQMHSYDYAGPYAGYNGAINFAHDVTNALSTPAWKLIVPPWEREEEPESEVQEGAPHA
- a CDS encoding nitrogenase component 1, whose amino-acid sequence is MLECVPEGKIEHTTGKINPAKTCQPIGAMYASLGIHGCLPHSHGSQGCCAYHRMHLTRHFRDQVLASSSSFTEGASVFGGASNLKTSIKNIFKIYNPDIIAIHTTCLSETIGDDVPNIIKQSEIPEGKVVIHTNTPSYVGSHITGFSNMCKSMVAYLAEAQGETKKEQVNVLPGFVNPGDMREIRRIVTALGIKLVMFPDTSGVLDAPLTSKYQMFPEGGATVAEIRDSGNSEVTLALGAFASNAAADLLQEKCGVTGIPLKLPIGLKATDDFIMALKDWFGVEIPKEIAIERGQVIDTLIDTHFHYQGKTVAVFGDPDHVIAMTEFAITMGMVPKYVLTGTPGKEFEATITKMLGDAGITGSKVKAEGDLFELHEWIREEKVDLMIGTTYGKYIARKEDIPLVRFGFPILDRAVHPLMPVVGYRGCLRLIEQISNALLERRDRDALDEDFELVL
- the nifE gene encoding nitrogenase iron-molybdenum cofactor biosynthesis protein NifE, which encodes MEESCTLSRAATACIAERQDSILTTGKSRSRIHCTTDSLAGSVSQRACVFCGARVVLNPVTDAVHLVHGPIGCATYTMDIRGSLSSGSELFRTSFSTDMKEKDVIFGGEKKLAACIDEIVEKYHPPAIFVYATCVSGMIGDDIIAVCKAASARHNTEVIPVESSGFISGNKVVGYRAAAEALLTLIRPKEGEIVEKTRKVNFLGEYNLAGEMWLTRRYLAEMGIEINVAFTGDSTVAALKRAPSACLNLVQCTGSMHWVATNLERSFGTPYMDVNFFGPENTAESLRKIAAFYEDPAISARAEALIAREMSRIRPEIEKYRSKLRGKRAAIYLGGAYKAIAIIRQLRGLGMEIVLSGTQTGNADEYENMSRILSEGTIIIDDANPAELEKFLIEKHVDVMIGGVKERFLAYKLGIGFVDHNHDRKDGLAGFDGAVRFAREVYVTTCSPVWKSLRTPAPGGTIHGQ